In Microcoleus sp. FACHB-68, the following are encoded in one genomic region:
- a CDS encoding DUF4347 domain-containing protein, protein MQIATVNRYSNITPNCSQNQAYRGTEIQIAQKNSDSNFTISAKGMLVAIDTRVEAWELLAAGIQKGAEVLILDPFRDGIEQITEALTGSLTSNVHIVSHGSTGSLYLGNSQLSLETLNDYTGLLQQWKTALTENAEILIYGCNVAAGEKSLLRRLHQLTGAKIAASTNPTGSAAKGGDWKLDFTIGEITSSLAFTPPVLQTYPGVLNFGPATNFAVGTTPYYLAKGDFNGDSNLDIAVANDGSNNVSVLLGDGIGSFTTFATVALPVGANPTAITVADFNNDGNSDIATANRTSNNLSILLGNGTGNFTLTPTPPTVGASPRNLAVGDLNRDGNLDIVSSNNVGDNLSVLLGNGTGNFTTSATIPLPGMVAPRPRPVAVADFNGDGNPDISVANAITNNVIVLLGNGTGGNFTTSANIGVGSRPYSVAVADFNGDGTLDMATANRNLNGLVNSSTVSILLGNGTGSFTHTLLQGEWTNLRSVTTEDFNNDGNLDLAVSAYGSNNVSLLLGDGAGNFTPGTSFAVGGSPQTVISGDFNGDGRPDLATANRIGNSVSVLLNTFNQLFPSVTSINRADLDPPASASVNYTVTFSENVIGVDASDFSLVTTGTLANASIINVAGNSNLYTVTVNTGTGNGTIGLNLVDNDSITNATAQPLAGTGTAGTLFDGSFTGQTYNLLDTTAPSVTLAPITTNPRNSSVSNLSITFSEAVQGFDLADFSLTLNGGANLLTGAETLTTNDNIIWMLSNLAGITASDGNYQLTLAVSNITDNSGNALAAGGNITWTADLTSPSYTINQAINQGDPAIGETINYQVVFSENVTGFDSSDITLSGSAGATTAIVTPVDAAGTTYNVAVTGMTSSGTVTAGIAANAAVDAVGNFSIAGIGGDNTVTYNIPAPEIQVLEGAIDIADGSTTPIDFGSTVVGTNLTKTFTLSNIGSAALNLSELQLPAGFTLAGNFPTTLAANTQASLQIQLNAATVGNAGGTLSFTTNDTDENLFDFAIAGTVTALPEPEIQVLEGAIDIADGSTTPIDFGSTVVGTNLTKTFTLSNIGSAALNLSELQLPAGFTLAGNFPTTLAANTQASLQVQLNAATVGNAGGAFSFTTNDTDENLFDFAIAGTVTALPEPEIQVLDGTSDIADGSTDALNFGSTIVGAAINKTFTIKNIGTAALNFSELQLPTGFSVISDLPATIAANTQASLQIQLDAATIGTSTGTLSFTSNDTNENPFDFAISGIVNSPTPEPTPAPTPEPIPTPNPTPTPEPIPTPNPTPTPEPISTPNPTPTPEPTPTPEPTPTPEPTPTPGPNPTPTPAPTPAPNPTPEPTPTPEPTPTPGPNPTPTPAPTPGPNPTPTPAPAPAPNPTPTPAPASAPNLTPTPAPASAPNLTPTPTGTSCLCDIFPTPDLVVGTIIPNVDQSDFGGEAGNDSIMGTAAAEAFDGESGNDIVMAMAGSDNVYGGDDDDLLFGNIGADFIDAGEGNDTNFGGQDADTILGGEGSDILLGNMGNDTLHGGAGNDLLFGNKGDDFIDGAEGNDTVCAGKDADAVLGGEGDDILLGDMGNDTINGGAGNDLLFGNTGADFIDGGDGNDTIFGGKDNDILKGGAGDDMLLGDIGNDTVCGGEGNDILFGNAGNDIMDGCEGDDSLYAGKGNDTLIGGLGDDILNGDLGDDILTGGAGSDYFVLSKGSGSDTITDFTDGEDFLALAAGLTFENLTITAGNNATLILAGDELLATLTGLQSNLITASDFIAI, encoded by the coding sequence ATGCAAATTGCCACCGTTAACCGCTACAGTAACATCACCCCCAATTGCAGCCAAAATCAAGCCTATCGAGGCACAGAAATCCAAATAGCTCAGAAAAACTCCGATAGCAACTTCACAATCTCAGCAAAGGGGATGCTGGTAGCGATTGATACCAGAGTAGAAGCTTGGGAACTGTTAGCAGCCGGCATTCAGAAAGGGGCCGAGGTTCTCATTCTTGACCCCTTCCGTGATGGCATCGAGCAAATCACCGAAGCGCTCACCGGCTCACTGACTTCCAATGTGCATATCGTCTCTCACGGTTCTACCGGCAGCCTCTATTTAGGCAATAGCCAATTAAGCCTGGAAACGCTCAACGATTACACCGGCTTGTTGCAGCAGTGGAAAACCGCCTTAACCGAGAACGCCGAAATCCTGATTTACGGTTGCAACGTGGCAGCCGGCGAGAAATCTCTTCTGCGCCGGCTGCACCAGCTAACAGGTGCAAAAATCGCCGCCTCCACCAACCCAACCGGCAGCGCAGCAAAAGGCGGTGACTGGAAACTAGACTTTACAATTGGCGAAATTACTTCATCCTTAGCATTTACACCACCAGTCCTGCAAACATACCCAGGGGTGTTGAATTTTGGCCCTGCCACTAACTTTGCAGTGGGGACAACGCCCTACTACCTCGCCAAAGGAGACTTCAACGGCGACAGCAACCTAGACATTGCCGTGGCAAATGATGGCTCAAACAACGTCTCCGTGCTTTTGGGGGATGGCATCGGCAGCTTTACGACGTTCGCCACTGTCGCCCTGCCTGTGGGGGCGAATCCTACTGCTATTACCGTTGCCGACTTCAACAACGACGGCAACTCCGATATCGCCACAGCGAACCGCACCTCCAACAACCTGTCTATCCTTTTGGGGAATGGCACCGGCAACTTCACCCTTACCCCCACCCCCCCAACTGTTGGGGCAAGTCCTCGCAACCTCGCAGTTGGGGATTTAAACCGCGATGGCAACCTCGATATCGTCAGCAGCAATAATGTCGGTGACAACCTCTCCGTGCTTTTAGGAAATGGCACCGGCAACTTCACCACTTCCGCCACCATTCCCCTTCCAGGAATGGTTGCTCCCCGTCCCCGTCCCGTTGCCGTGGCGGACTTCAATGGCGACGGTAACCCCGACATTAGCGTTGCCAACGCAATCACCAACAATGTCATTGTGCTGTTAGGCAATGGCACCGGCGGCAACTTTACCACTTCCGCCAATATTGGCGTCGGATCTCGTCCCTATTCTGTTGCCGTGGCGGACTTTAACGGCGACGGCACCCTGGACATGGCAACGGCAAACCGCAACCTTAATGGTCTTGTTAACAGCAGCACTGTCTCGATCCTCTTAGGGAATGGCACCGGCAGCTTTACCCATACCCTTCTCCAAGGAGAGTGGACTAATCTCCGTTCCGTCACTACGGAAGACTTCAACAATGATGGCAATCTAGACTTGGCAGTGTCAGCCTATGGCTCAAATAACGTCTCTTTGTTATTGGGAGATGGCGCGGGTAACTTTACACCTGGAACGAGTTTTGCGGTGGGGGGTAGTCCTCAAACCGTTATCTCAGGCGATTTTAACGGAGATGGCCGGCCCGACTTGGCAACGGCAAACCGCATCGGCAACAGCGTCTCTGTGCTGCTGAACACGTTTAATCAACTTTTCCCTTCTGTCACCTCAATCAACCGTGCCGATCTTGACCCCCCCGCCTCTGCCAGTGTCAATTACACGGTTACTTTTAGTGAAAACGTCATCGGCGTAGACGCATCAGACTTTAGCTTAGTCACCACCGGCACCCTTGCAAATGCCTCGATTATCAATGTTGCCGGTAATAGCAATCTCTACACAGTCACCGTAAACACCGGCACCGGCAATGGCACGATTGGATTAAACCTAGTCGATAATGATTCCATCACCAACGCTACAGCACAACCCCTCGCCGGCACCGGCACCGCTGGCACCTTATTTGACGGCAGTTTCACGGGACAGACTTATAACTTATTAGACACAACCGCTCCGAGTGTCACCCTTGCTCCCATCACTACTAACCCCCGCAATAGCAGTGTCAGCAACCTTAGCATTACCTTTAGCGAAGCTGTCCAAGGTTTCGATTTAGCAGACTTCAGCCTAACGCTGAACGGCGGTGCAAATCTGCTCACAGGGGCGGAAACGCTTACGACAAACGACAATATTATTTGGATGCTGAGTAATTTGGCGGGCATTACCGCTAGTGATGGCAATTACCAACTCACCTTAGCGGTTAGCAATATCACTGATAATTCGGGTAACGCCTTAGCTGCCGGTGGAAACATCACTTGGACTGCTGATTTAACCAGCCCTTCCTACACCATAAATCAAGCAATCAATCAAGGTGATCCGGCAATAGGGGAGACGATCAATTATCAGGTGGTCTTTTCCGAAAATGTCACCGGCTTTGATAGCAGCGATATCACTCTCAGTGGGAGTGCCGGCGCAACCACCGCAATTGTTACGCCGGTTGACGCTGCCGGCACGACTTATAACGTCGCCGTCACCGGCATGACTAGCAGCGGAACAGTAACTGCCGGCATCGCCGCCAATGCTGCGGTTGATGCTGTCGGCAATTTCAGTATTGCCGGCATCGGTGGCGATAATACCGTCACTTATAATATCCCAGCACCAGAAATACAAGTTTTAGAAGGTGCCATCGATATTGCGGATGGTTCAACAACTCCAATAGATTTCGGCAGCACCGTTGTTGGTACTAACCTGACAAAAACCTTCACTCTCAGCAATATTGGCTCCGCCGCACTTAACTTGAGCGAGTTGCAACTTCCTGCCGGTTTCACCCTTGCCGGCAATTTTCCAACTACGCTAGCGGCAAACACTCAAGCCTCTTTGCAAATTCAACTGAATGCAGCAACGGTTGGCAATGCCGGTGGCACACTTTCATTTACTACAAATGATACTGATGAAAATCTGTTTGACTTTGCTATTGCCGGCACGGTTACAGCCCTTCCCGAACCAGAAATTCAGGTTTTAGAAGGTGCCATCGATATTGCGGATGGTTCAACAACTCCAATAGATTTCGGCAGCACCGTTGTTGGTACTAACCTAACCAAAACCTTCACTCTCAGCAATATTGGCTCCGCCGCACTTAACTTGAGCGAGTTGCAACTTCCTGCCGGTTTCACCCTTGCCGGCAATTTCCCAACGACTCTAGCAGCAAACACTCAAGCCTCTTTGCAAGTTCAACTGAATGCAGCAACGGTTGGCAATGCCGGTGGCGCTTTTTCATTCACCACGAATGATACTGATGAAAATCTGTTTGACTTTGCAATTGCCGGAACAGTTACAGCCCTTCCCGAACCAGAAATTCAGGTTTTAGATGGAACGAGCGATATTGCGGATGGTTCAACAGATGCGCTGAACTTTGGTAGCACCATTGTTGGCGCTGCTATTAACAAAACCTTCACCATTAAAAATATTGGGACTGCAGCACTTAATTTCAGTGAGTTGCAGTTACCGACCGGCTTCAGTGTGATCAGCGATTTGCCGGCTACAATAGCGGCGAATACTCAAGCCTCTTTGCAAATTCAATTGGATGCAGCTACGATTGGCACTTCCACTGGCACTCTTTCATTTACCAGCAACGACACCAACGAAAATCCTTTTGATTTTGCGATCTCTGGGATAGTTAATTCTCCCACACCGGAACCGACACCGGCACCGACACCGGAACCAATTCCAACACCAAATCCAACGCCTACACCAGAACCAATTCCAACACCAAATCCAACGCCGACACCAGAACCAATTTCAACACCAAATCCAACGCCGACACCAGAACCGACTCCGACACCGGAACCAACTCCGACACCGGAACCGACTCCGACACCAGGACCAAATCCAACGCCTACACCGGCACCGACACCGGCACCAAATCCGACACCAGAACCGACTCCGACACCGGAACCAACTCCGACACCAGGACCAAATCCAACGCCTACACCGGCACCGACACCAGGACCAAATCCAACGCCTACACCAGCACCGGCACCGGCACCAAATCCAACGCCTACACCGGCACCGGCATCGGCACCAAATCTAACGCCTACACCGGCACCGGCATCGGCACCAAATCTAACGCCTACACCAACCGGCACAAGTTGCCTTTGCGATATTTTCCCCACGCCGGATTTAGTTGTCGGCACGATTATTCCCAATGTTGATCAAAGCGACTTTGGTGGAGAAGCCGGCAATGACTCAATTATGGGAACCGCCGCCGCAGAAGCGTTTGATGGGGAAAGTGGTAATGATATTGTCATGGCAATGGCCGGCAGTGATAATGTCTATGGCGGTGATGACGATGACTTGCTGTTTGGCAATATTGGCGCTGATTTCATCGATGCCGGTGAGGGTAATGATACCAACTTTGGCGGACAAGATGCGGATACCATCTTAGGCGGAGAAGGCAGTGATATTCTCCTCGGCAACATGGGAAATGACACCCTGCATGGAGGTGCCGGCAATGATTTATTATTCGGCAACAAAGGGGATGACTTCATCGATGGCGCTGAAGGCAACGATACAGTATGTGCCGGCAAAGATGCGGATGCCGTTTTAGGCGGAGAAGGCGATGATATCCTTCTCGGTGATATGGGCAACGACACGATTAATGGTGGTGCCGGCAACGATCTGCTATTCGGTAACACCGGCGCTGACTTTATTGATGGTGGAGACGGCAATGACACCATATTTGGCGGCAAAGACAACGACATCCTTAAAGGCGGTGCCGGTGATGATATGCTCCTCGGTGATATTGGCAATGACACCGTTTGTGGCGGCGAGGGGAACGATATTCTCTTCGGCAATGCCGGCAATGACATTATGGATGGCTGTGAAGGTGATGACAGCCTCTATGCCGGCAAAGGTAATGACACCCTGATCGGTGGCTTAGGTGATGATATCCTCAACGGAGATTTAGGCGATGATATCCTCACGGGAGGTGCCGGCAGCGATTACTTTGTCTTGAGCAAGGGTTCTGGAAGTGACACGATCACTGACTTTACCGATGGGGAAGATTTCCTGGCTTTAGCTGCCGGTTTAACCTTCGAGAACCTCACGATTACTGCGGGTAATAATGCAACTTTAATTCTTGCCGGTGATGAACTTCTCGCCACCCTTACCGGCTTGCAATCTAACTTAATTACTGCAAGTGATTTCATAGCAATCTAA